The DNA region ttgTCACGTATCAAAGAAGTTTagatcctgtgtggattctctgatgtttaaacAGGGCTGATTTccatgtgaaacttttcccacagtcaaagcacttatggggtctctctcctttgTGGACTGCCTGATGTGAAACAAGGTCTGatctccgtatgaaactttttccacagtccaagcacttatggggtctctctcctgtgtggattgcctgatgtctaacaaggtctgacctccgtataaaacttttcccacagtccaagcacatatggggtctctctcctgtatggattgcctgatgattaaGAAGGTTTGACCTGtgtctgaaacttttcccacagcccaagcacttgtgaggtctctctgctgtgtggattgcctgatgattaacaaggtttgacctccgtatgaaacttttcccacattccaagcacttgtggggtctctgtCCTGTGTGGATTGCCAGATGTTTAAGAAGCACTGACCTCATTATAAATGTTTTCCCACAGTCGAAGCagttatggggtctctctcctgtgtggattgcctgatgattagTAAGATCTGACTTgcgtgtgaaacttttcccacagtctaagcacttatgggatctctctcctgtgtggattgcctgatgtgaAATTCGTGCTGACTTAGAACTGAAACATTTCCCGCACTCGAGGCATTGAATGGGCTTCTCTCCAGTGTGGCTACTCCCATGGTTATTAAGGTCTGAGCAGTTATTGAAGCtttccccacagtccaagcattgaCAGCGTTTCTTTCCAGTATGGATTGTCTGAGGTGTCACAAGTTGTGATCTTAGAATTAATCTTTTCCCACACTGCAGGCAGTCCCTGGGTGTCTCTTCCTTGGGATTTGTCTGCTTCACTCTGGGATCCTTGTCTCCTCCCTCATCGTTAATAGATTCGTCCACTTTCTTCCCTGGGTGGTTATCCAGCAGCTTCTCTGACACGTGCCAATTTCCCCAGGCTTCTCcctgttcccagcactgggaaaaattcccttcagtTCTTCCCACAAATGTCCCCTGTGGTTCCACTCCACTGAGAACTTCCTCATGATGATTCCCCTCCTCATTCTCACTCCGTCgctcagcacctgctgggagagacacaatccaaacaggagtcattgtgctggAGAGAAAGAGGAATAGCACTGAGGGAAAACCCGACACAAAGACTGAGCAATTGGATTCTGCCTCCACTTCTCACCCAAACACTCACAGGGAAGGAAAATTGGAAAGGAAAGTCCTGCAGCTAACAGTATGGGTGGAAATTCGTGAGCGATATCTGCTGACTGCAGCCCTGTCCTGGCTGAGATAAGGAAGAACTGAGGGCGTCACTCACACCATATTTTGGGATTCTCaacttttccctttattccctggATGGTTTCTGTATCAGTTCTCACCTGGGCGGGCGCCTCTCGGGATCTCTCTTTCCTCGCAGGCCTGGAGATCGGgcacccacggctcttcccctcgttccagctgggagatcacTTCAGGTTTGGAAATGGGAAATCCTGTGCAGAGGGGgaaatcagaccagatcaggGTGCATGGAGCATTGGTGGAGTATTTGTCACCAAGGACATTCCATGAGTGGAACGTTTCCCCGTGCTCTGCTGGAGGAACGTGGAATCCAAGAGGACGGGAAAATGGCCACTGAGCCCCCTTGCGAAGAGGAAGTTGTCTGGGGAGGTGAGTTGAATTATTACTACACCTTCTCTAGGCGTTCCCAGGATCTGTGCGCTCTGGGGGCCTTGCTGACTCACGCACAGCTCTACACTTAAAACCCTGCCTCTTTCTAAacctgcagagcccagagccctccccatggctggagctaTTCCCAAGGAGGGAGGCAAACAGGGATTTTTTCTGCAGCCAAGAAACAACACAGACAGGACAATGCTGGATTTATGCCCCTTTGAAAGCTAGAGGGGTGGGGATGAGCTAACATGTCCATTAAGTTTTGACACCGTGTCTCACTGGAGAGGGCAAGGAGATGTAAGTCTCTCTCACATGGCAGCTGTGCATCATGGAACTCATTTGCCTCTAATCTAACTGACCAGGGAACAAACTGACCAGTTTCAGACACGCAGACCCCACGACTTCCAATAACCGAGGGGAtgggaatcccttacccagcgaggtcactgtctcgtagttctcctgcatgacgtccctgtagagggctctctgaccggggtccagcagagccccttgctcctgggtgaaatacacagccacctcctcgaaggtcaccggcatctgaaACACGAAGAGTCCCgcactcagcacctgctgccccagccacaatcccactaGTCGCACGGGAGGAAGGATAAAgaaatggaagctctgggagcACCAGAGTAACAGAATCCCACCGCCACCATGCGTAGAGGAGCCAGGAGGATTTAGCGGGTGGGGAGAATTTGAGAGCTCCTTGTCCCCCCCGAAgacacagagcagggcagggtcttctcatttcccacacacctgccaggcagaggctgatgcgggaagcagagctctgagctggGGACAGAAACAGGAATCCCAAAAGCTTCCCTTCATATTTCGCAGCAGCCTCTGGCTAGTAGGGTCAgactccagcactgggagcctggaaaatgttcccagccctgccgAGGGGGTTGTATCCTGTTTTAGAAATGGGGGAATGTCCCCTCTCGCCTCCCCCGCCACCTACTCAGAAAATCAGTAGGTTTATCACACcctgactcctccctgcccctgcccaccaGCTCCCTGAAAATCCCAGACCCGAGCTGGATCCATCACaaccatttcccttccctgtctcctggAAGATGGGCCGATCTGGAGCTAAACGTGGAtgtgattcctcagcctgtcgGGGCGATGGGGGAGGTTACAGGAGGGGCTTCAGTCCATGTCACACCCCGATTCCCCCCCAGACTCTTCAGACCCTCCCAGTAACACCATCTCTGAGCCAAATGCTAgaaaaagagcagaatcaaagggCCACGTTGGGTGATTGCCCCCCTTTGCATTGTAAACCCCTCTCTCTTAGCAATAGCTGGAGCCCTCTGGTGGCATCATCTGAAGAATGagctgccctggactcccccagcagccccagggacaggcaggcagaggctgatccCATTGGCCCATCCACACCACCTGTCTCACACCCGTGTGGCTCAGATCTGAATCCTGCCCTGAAATCAGATCAGGGCCCCGAGCAGCCCCCAACACTCAAGACACACAGATCCCATCAGCACGGCTatgcaaggccggctccaggcagcagcgaaggaagcaggtgcctggggcggccaatgaagggGGCAGCACGTTCGTCTCTTCAGTGTCAATTTGGCGGTGGCTCCTTCAGTCCCgccggagggaaggacctgccaccaaattgctgccgaagaatgaagcggcgcggtggagctgccgctgatcgCGATAGCTGCTTTCctagggctaccatacgtccgggtttccccggacatgtccggcttttcgctctttaaatagccgtccgggggggatttataaaaatctaaaaatgtccgggatttccccccggtcgacTATTTATCGACggaaaagcggctgacagggcggccGAGCGCTGCTCGCATTGCGGCATCGGCAGCCaaggccccttcccggctcccccatcccccgcagcttcagcgctcgggtggggcggggcggggccagacacctgctctaagccgagcagcacggtaagggggctggggagttggagaaggggggcagtcagaggacagggagcggggtgggggggttggatgggttgggagttcggggggggctctcgggggtggaaagggggagggagtggctagggggcagGACTACCcccctcttttttgaaagttcagatatggtaaccttaggcttcccccccacccttggggtgacaaaaaccctggagccaggaCGGAGTGTGTGTGACAATAACACACTGGgagcaggatgtgtgtgtgtgtgtgtgtgtgcggcgggggagggggctgggactcCCATACCCGGTTTGACCCGGAGCttctctccgcccctcccccctcgtgtcCCATGGGGCGGAGAAGCTGCCTTGGCATCTCCCCCGCTTCCCCCGCCAgcctccccacatcccccttccCTCGCTGTGCCCCACACTCACATCTTCCCCATTCCAGCctcgctcccctcagccccacaatCCCCCCCCGATCCCTCCGCATCGCCCCATCCTCTCTTCAGtgcacccccgcccccatcccagcctgccccccgcatccccagcacccgcctcctgcccccacccccagcctgccctcaccccccgcccctctttatcctcctccccctgcagcccgggggtgacggggggggggcgggtctctctcaccttccctccgagcggggccccctggggcaggggccgggccgggaaggggcctggccgggctgggggctctgccctgggagaggctcctggggagcagcgggaagggccctgctggagattcccctctcccggctgcagcccgggctccgggctcccagcaccagccgccggggctcggggatctcgccaggagcctggagccagagtccccgcagcggctgcgagtcacttcctgctgccgggcctgagcccagcgatcgctcccccagagccgcctcccagctgctcctgggtcctagtgatCAACCCAGcgcgctgcagcatctctgtgtccAGCTCCTGTTCCACTCACAGGCTCTATGGTCAGAAGGGCCCATCGTGAGCATCTAGCCCAGGGATTCTCACAACCAAATTTTTCGTGGTCTCAGAGTGTGGCCAGCAGCTCTCGCTGGTGGTCGCTCTGACactttttcttaaaatacttaTTTAACTTTAGGACAAACCAATACATATGCACTTGGGTAAGCCGGGGAAcagtcctgctattgtggggaacatTCCTGGCTTATACACAGTCCCCCTGGAAttggctagcgaaaggatctgagtcctttacccagaggcctgcatGACCTCAAGGACACTCCTGCCTTCCACTCTGGCCCTGTAACcccaaggctgggcccagggttCCTGAGGCGCTCGACCCCCCATCCTTTATGATCACTCAGGACAGGTGTCTCCATTGTGGGGTGCTTCCCTGAGCATTGCACAGAGTTCAgaacaaatacaatttattaaacagcaacttaaaaaaaaaataaggagaaaagtgggaaagattaaaggaaaacacgtcacccgctctggggggggggggggggaggaggaccaCAAACAGCATCTCTGgcatgtcagggcagttcagtctgttccttgcaCTAATGGCCAACCCATTGAGTTTCAGTAAGGAGCCCATAATCCCCTTACACATATAAACATGACAAtcataatttatttattgctagctagtaaatctgtgtttattaatatttttcacaACCTCTCAGCTCGTGACTTGtgttgccaacttggtaatattttaaaaatggacacTCACGCAGGAGTGTtggaacctcccctgccccacctcttcccccccccaaggtcccacccctgcccagcctcttcaatgaggccctgccccaactccaccccttcctccaaggctcTGCCCACCCTCCACttctcttcccaccctccctACCCAGGTCAGTAGGGACTTGTCTGCAGAGTCagacctgggagctgcagctgccctatgcaggtaggaggcagccccagAAGAGTAGAGTCTGGTGTGAGTGATGACCCAGTGCCTCCCCCGCACAGTAACTAGACTTTGGGAATCCAGTCAGTAGATCTAACCAGACACTGTCAggttcccttttcgactggacttcATGGTtgaaaaccgggcacctggccCCCCTAACAGCACCCAATTTGCAGTAAGTCCTGGGAACACCTCAGGGACAAGTTCGGCTTTCTGAttgtggaggaagtaaccagggggcaGCTGGGTTAGACTCAGTTCTGACCAGCAGGGAGGAATTCattggtctagattaaattattgTAAGGTAGATGCACAACTAAAGACtgcactcagagtagttatcTATGGTCtggtgtcaaactgggaggggaacggtgcagggttggggggaaGCAGAAGCCCCAGGTGGCCTCCCTCGCTCTTTGCGGGGaagagggagtggaggagggcAGCCCAGCGGGAAACGGGGACTAGAAAGGGGGCAGTTCACACAGAGCTTATAGGGCAGCCACATTCCTGGGACAGAACTGCTGCTGGAGTTGAGTGaccgggctctcagctccccacactacTCCTCTTAGGTCAGTGGAAGTGCTACTGGTGAGGACACGCCCCACCGAGCCAAGAAGGATTGTGGGGACATCATCTACCGCAGTCATTACTGGAGTGGTTATAAGTCAACCTAATACAGATCAACttatggggaaggggaggtggccagagccctttcccccccttcttaTCCTCGGAATCTTTACACTGGAAAAGTCTTTGCTGGGTCATGGGGTCAGGGAACTCCATGGCACAGGTGAGTGCCACACTATGCTACAGATGAATTGTAAGTTTttttgtttacccctttcttcctAATGGTGGACGGCCAAATAAGAGTTTTCTAACACGGACAGTCAGTCCTTTGTTGTCTCTGAGCAGTTAGTCTGTGGGCATTCCTCAGAACTACACCCTATTTCAGTAACAAACAGGGTTATCCTATGTCTGGGTTTCCCAGAGAGAGCCTCTTTTTTGAACCTGCTGAGTGGGGATTTCCGGTAACAGCAAATGTCCCCGTAATTTGCAGAGGAAACACGCTGCAGCTCAAAAAGAAGCCCTGATTGGGAAGTGGACCAATTGGTCCATTCCTCTCCATCCACAGCCAACCGGTGCATTCCCCTGCATCTGATTGATTGATGCTAGATCCTGCCCACccaggccctggctcccagccctggggagggggtcccGCAGGTAGGTGCTAATTGACAGCTGTCACTGCATTCTGGGCTTGTACCAGCACCCTGCAGCTGTGACAGGGACTGACACTGCCCTCATGTAACCGGGTGCAGACTCACCACCACGGCGCTTACTGCTGGTTGTACAGGGAATTATCTCAGTCCATCAGCAGGGCACCCTCCTCTGGAGGTGTCACGCTGTCACTGCTTCATTAGAAGGACCTCCCTTCCCTGGTTGGAACGCTCTCCTTAGTATAAGtgcatagtccagaggtttgagcagcaGAGATGCTGGAGCTGGAAAGAGGTaagatggagatgtttccagggccttttatatcttgCATCATGTGGAGGGAATCcccttgttcttactgtggaaaataacAGTAACAAGATGGTGTCCAGTCACATGAGCCATCACATGGGCAAATCATCCATCCATGCAtacatgactcagttctttacaggtagaAGCCACGGCCCACATgctagtttgaatgttcccaggaaggcTCATCAGATGTGCATTGGTGTCTCCCAAGGCCCATTGTCAGTCATGTACTTCTTGgtgggccactcaatttgaatagtcccttcacaaTACACtggccaaatgcttcactgatgctactCAAAATCAAACTCATGGAAA from Malaclemys terrapin pileata isolate rMalTer1 chromosome 13, rMalTer1.hap1, whole genome shotgun sequence includes:
- the LOC128847388 gene encoding gastrula zinc finger protein XlCGF8.2DB-like, whose protein sequence is MTPGEAWGNWHVSEKLLDNHPGKKVDESINDEGGDKDPRVKQTNPKEETPRDCLQCGKRLILRSQLVTPQTIHTGKKRCQCLDCGESFNNCSDLNNHGSSHTGEKPIQCLECGKCFSSKSARISHQAIHTGERSHKCLDCGKSFTRKSDLTNHQAIHTGERPHNCFDCGKTFIMRSVLLKHLAIHTGQRPHKCLECGKSFIRRSNLVNHQAIHTAERPHKCLGCGKSFRHRSNLLNHQAIHTGERPHMCLDCGKSFIRRSDLVRHQAIHTGERPHKCLDCGKSFIRRSDLVSHQAVHKGERPHKCFDCGKSFTWKSALFKHQRIHTGSKLL